A region from the Aegilops tauschii subsp. strangulata cultivar AL8/78 chromosome 5, Aet v6.0, whole genome shotgun sequence genome encodes:
- the LOC109744810 gene encoding BTB/POZ domain-containing protein At2g46260-like, giving the protein MAADKFEVLACMRRCCQLLTNLPMTPTEPNLLLYLDYPCSSSVAAEIRHLTDAAKEFLANKYKVLDKNVYSWHDLSHSRFPHELVDMPLVGIEAIFSSSDLQISSEDAVYTFLLEWVCEQYVETEDRHKIWSSRLLPLLRFNHMSWKKLHEVLTCSDEDDVDNEQTKKLITDVLLHKAYPAHEQGTIEADTTTCCKVPQRAYMRKPLKVVEFDRPRPQVIVYLDLTREECSRLFPEGVLVSQLFHLAGQNFYTQPTCVLWRS; this is encoded by the exons ATGGCCGCCGATAAATTTGAGGTTCTTGCTTGCATGAGGCGTTGCTGCCAGTTGCTCACAAACTTGCCTATGACACCAACTGAACCCAATCTTCTGCTCTACCTAGATTACCCATGCTCCAGTTCAGTGGCTGCTGAAATTCGACATCTGACAGATGCAGCCAAGGAATTCCTCGCCAACAAATACAAGGTTTTGGATAA AAATGTTTACTCATGGCATGATTTGTCTCATTCCAGATTCCCTCATGAATTGGTGGACATGCCTCTTGTTGGAATTGAAGCCATCTTTTCTAGTTCTGACCTACAGATATCATCTGAAGATGCCGTATATACCTTCTTGCTCGAGTGGGTGTGCGAGCAATACGTAGAAACAGAGGACAGACACAAGATATGGAGTTCTCGTTTACTTCCGCTGTTGCGCTTCAATCATATGAGCTGGAAGAAACTCCACGAGGTCCTGACATGCAGTGATGAAGATGATGTAGACAATGAGCAAACAAAGAAGCTTATTACTGATGTACTCTTGCACAAAGCTTACCCAGCACATGAGCAAGGCACTATTGAGGCAGACACAACAACCTGTTGCAAAGTTCCACAGCGAGCCTACATGAGGAAACCCCTGAAAGTGGTTGAGTTCGATCGACCCCGTCCACAGGTTATTGTGTACTTGGATCTAACGCGTGAGGAGTGCTCCCGACTCTTCCCAGAAGGAGTATTAGTCTCGCAATTGTTCCATCTTGCAGGGCAGAACTTCTATACCCAGCCAACCTGTGTACTTTGGCGAAGTTAG